A genomic region of Cannabis sativa cultivar Pink pepper isolate KNU-18-1 chromosome 1, ASM2916894v1, whole genome shotgun sequence contains the following coding sequences:
- the LOC133032791 gene encoding MATH domain and coiled-coil domain-containing protein At3g58380-like isoform X2, giving the protein MVMDANAFEGKAKNTKVESRSRNGSSSVQFTWEIYNFSKLRVKRLYSHIFNVGDFKWRILVFPEGNNVDYLSVYLDVADPVTVPHECCRNALFSLSVINQIHSEHTITKAIEHEFKAGEKDCGFTSFVPLIDLYDSSKGYLVNDICIVKAEVTLKKKQDVKKKQEPTHVDLQPAEALPEPTLVGMQPAEAQVEAKIASIPLAPFIVGQRTVQLPQPTEAEAEIRPSYLSQLDVLFGDIETLIGRKNSNSKTLSSFFLCRACSEEEIYAHNIFKECLNMKLASVIEEGREIELKKSLSIMITGNECPDNMVSFTTKFIENLDQYIGAQKDLREVQDKEKSIEKLETIAKQLASEFMPLRNQAEAVDQEIFDLERQLREKKVKKVCLRKSIEDLADRATASKQGLIDAHEVMSLLRIKKKIAEKMISEMECSWEFLKSTIP; this is encoded by the exons ATGGTCATGGATGCTAACGCATTCGAAG GTAAAGCAAAAAACACGAAGGTTGAGTCTCGGTCGAGGAATGGTTCTTCATCAGTACAGTTCACATGGGAAATTTACAATTTTTCTAAACTTAGAGTGAAGAGGCTCTATTCTCATATATTCAATGTAGGAGACTTCAAATG GAGGATTCTTGTTTTTCCTGAAGGCAACAACGTGGATTATTTATCAGTATATCTAGATGTTGCTGATCCTGTAACCGTGCCTCATGAGTGCTGTAGAAATGCTTTGTTTAGTTTATCTGTTATCAACCAAATTCATTCTGAACACACAATTACAAAAG CAATAGAACATGAGTTTAAAGCAGGTGAGAAGGACTGTGGCTTCACATCATTTGTTCCTCTTATAGATTTATATGACTCTAGCAAAGGTTATCTTGTCAACGACATTTGCATAGTTAAAGCAGAG GTAACATTGAAGAAAAAGCAGGATGTAAAGAAAAAG CAAGAACCTACACATGTTGATCTGCAACCTGCTGAAGCTCTTCCTGAACCTACACTTGTTGGTATGCAACCTGCCGAAGCTCAG GTTGAAGCTAAAATAGCGTCCATCCCATTGGCTCCGTTTATTGTTGGTCAACGAACTGTTCAGCTTCCTCAG CCAACAGAAGCAGAGGCTGAAATAAGACCCTCTTACTTATCTCAATTGGATGTCTTATTTGGTGACATTGAAACTCTAATAGGTAGAAAGAATTCCAATTCAAAGACTTTGAGCAGCTTCTTCCTTTGTCGTGCATGCAGCGAAGAGGAGATTTATGCACACAACATCTTCAAAGAATGCCTCAACATGAAGCTTGCCAGTGTCATTGAAGAAGGTCGAGAAATTGAACTCAAGAAATCACTTTCTATCATGATAACTGGCAATGAATGTCCTGATAACATGGTAAGTTTTACAACCAAGTTTATAGAGAACTTAGATCAATACATAGGTGCACAGAAAGACTTAAGGGAGGTTCAAGATAAGGAAAAATCAATAGAGAAGCTGGAGACTATCGCGAAGCAATTAGCCTCTGAGTTCATGCCTCTGAGGAATCAAGCTGAGGCTGTTGATCAAGAAATATTTGATTTAGAGAGACAACTAAGAGAAAAGAAGGTAAAGAAGGTATGTCTTAGAAAGAGTATTGAAGATTTAGCTGATCGAGCTACTGCTTCAAAACAAGGATTGATCGATGCTCATGAGGTCATGTCACTGTTGAGAATCAAGAAGAAAATAGCGGAGAAGATGATTAGTGAAATGGAATGTTCATGGGAGTTTTTAAAGTCTACAATTCCTTAA
- the LOC133032791 gene encoding uncharacterized protein LOC133032791 isoform X4, with protein MRILVFPEGNNVDYLSVYLDVADPVTVPHECCRNALFSLSVINQIHSEHTITKAIEHEFKAGEKDCGFTSFVPLIDLYDSSKGYLVNDICIVKAEVTLKKKQDVKKKQEPTHVDLQPAEALPEPTLVGMQPAEAQVEAKIASIPLAPFIVGQRTVQLPQPTEAEAEIRPSYLSQLDVLFGDIETLIGRKNSNSKTLSSFFLCRACSEEEIYAHNIFKECLNMKLASVIEEGREIELKKSLSIMITGNECPDNMVSFTTKFIENLDQYIGAQKDLREVQDKEKSIEKLETIAKQLASEFMPLRNQAEAVDQEIFDLERQLREKKVKKVCLRKSIEDLADRATASKQGLIDAHEVMSLLRIKKKIAEKMISEMECSWEFLKSTIP; from the exons AT GAGGATTCTTGTTTTTCCTGAAGGCAACAACGTGGATTATTTATCAGTATATCTAGATGTTGCTGATCCTGTAACCGTGCCTCATGAGTGCTGTAGAAATGCTTTGTTTAGTTTATCTGTTATCAACCAAATTCATTCTGAACACACAATTACAAAAG CAATAGAACATGAGTTTAAAGCAGGTGAGAAGGACTGTGGCTTCACATCATTTGTTCCTCTTATAGATTTATATGACTCTAGCAAAGGTTATCTTGTCAACGACATTTGCATAGTTAAAGCAGAG GTAACATTGAAGAAAAAGCAGGATGTAAAGAAAAAG CAAGAACCTACACATGTTGATCTGCAACCTGCTGAAGCTCTTCCTGAACCTACACTTGTTGGTATGCAACCTGCCGAAGCTCAG GTTGAAGCTAAAATAGCGTCCATCCCATTGGCTCCGTTTATTGTTGGTCAACGAACTGTTCAGCTTCCTCAG CCAACAGAAGCAGAGGCTGAAATAAGACCCTCTTACTTATCTCAATTGGATGTCTTATTTGGTGACATTGAAACTCTAATAGGTAGAAAGAATTCCAATTCAAAGACTTTGAGCAGCTTCTTCCTTTGTCGTGCATGCAGCGAAGAGGAGATTTATGCACACAACATCTTCAAAGAATGCCTCAACATGAAGCTTGCCAGTGTCATTGAAGAAGGTCGAGAAATTGAACTCAAGAAATCACTTTCTATCATGATAACTGGCAATGAATGTCCTGATAACATGGTAAGTTTTACAACCAAGTTTATAGAGAACTTAGATCAATACATAGGTGCACAGAAAGACTTAAGGGAGGTTCAAGATAAGGAAAAATCAATAGAGAAGCTGGAGACTATCGCGAAGCAATTAGCCTCTGAGTTCATGCCTCTGAGGAATCAAGCTGAGGCTGTTGATCAAGAAATATTTGATTTAGAGAGACAACTAAGAGAAAAGAAGGTAAAGAAGGTATGTCTTAGAAAGAGTATTGAAGATTTAGCTGATCGAGCTACTGCTTCAAAACAAGGATTGATCGATGCTCATGAGGTCATGTCACTGTTGAGAATCAAGAAGAAAATAGCGGAGAAGATGATTAGTGAAATGGAATGTTCATGGGAGTTTTTAAAGTCTACAATTCCTTAA
- the LOC133032791 gene encoding MATH domain and coiled-coil domain-containing protein At3g58380-like isoform X1 → MVMDANAFEGKAKNTKVESRSRNGSSSVQFTWEIYNFSKLRVKRLYSHIFNVGDFKWRILVFPEGNNVDYLSVYLDVADPVTVPHECCRNALFSLSVINQIHSEHTITKAIEHEFKAGEKDCGFTSFVPLIDLYDSSKGYLVNDICIVKAEVTLKKKQDVKKKQEPTHVDLQPAEALPEPTLVGMQPAEAQVEAKIASIPLAPFIVGQRTVQLPQQPTEAEAEIRPSYLSQLDVLFGDIETLIGRKNSNSKTLSSFFLCRACSEEEIYAHNIFKECLNMKLASVIEEGREIELKKSLSIMITGNECPDNMVSFTTKFIENLDQYIGAQKDLREVQDKEKSIEKLETIAKQLASEFMPLRNQAEAVDQEIFDLERQLREKKVKKVCLRKSIEDLADRATASKQGLIDAHEVMSLLRIKKKIAEKMISEMECSWEFLKSTIP, encoded by the exons ATGGTCATGGATGCTAACGCATTCGAAG GTAAAGCAAAAAACACGAAGGTTGAGTCTCGGTCGAGGAATGGTTCTTCATCAGTACAGTTCACATGGGAAATTTACAATTTTTCTAAACTTAGAGTGAAGAGGCTCTATTCTCATATATTCAATGTAGGAGACTTCAAATG GAGGATTCTTGTTTTTCCTGAAGGCAACAACGTGGATTATTTATCAGTATATCTAGATGTTGCTGATCCTGTAACCGTGCCTCATGAGTGCTGTAGAAATGCTTTGTTTAGTTTATCTGTTATCAACCAAATTCATTCTGAACACACAATTACAAAAG CAATAGAACATGAGTTTAAAGCAGGTGAGAAGGACTGTGGCTTCACATCATTTGTTCCTCTTATAGATTTATATGACTCTAGCAAAGGTTATCTTGTCAACGACATTTGCATAGTTAAAGCAGAG GTAACATTGAAGAAAAAGCAGGATGTAAAGAAAAAG CAAGAACCTACACATGTTGATCTGCAACCTGCTGAAGCTCTTCCTGAACCTACACTTGTTGGTATGCAACCTGCCGAAGCTCAG GTTGAAGCTAAAATAGCGTCCATCCCATTGGCTCCGTTTATTGTTGGTCAACGAACTGTTCAGCTTCCTCAG cAGCCAACAGAAGCAGAGGCTGAAATAAGACCCTCTTACTTATCTCAATTGGATGTCTTATTTGGTGACATTGAAACTCTAATAGGTAGAAAGAATTCCAATTCAAAGACTTTGAGCAGCTTCTTCCTTTGTCGTGCATGCAGCGAAGAGGAGATTTATGCACACAACATCTTCAAAGAATGCCTCAACATGAAGCTTGCCAGTGTCATTGAAGAAGGTCGAGAAATTGAACTCAAGAAATCACTTTCTATCATGATAACTGGCAATGAATGTCCTGATAACATGGTAAGTTTTACAACCAAGTTTATAGAGAACTTAGATCAATACATAGGTGCACAGAAAGACTTAAGGGAGGTTCAAGATAAGGAAAAATCAATAGAGAAGCTGGAGACTATCGCGAAGCAATTAGCCTCTGAGTTCATGCCTCTGAGGAATCAAGCTGAGGCTGTTGATCAAGAAATATTTGATTTAGAGAGACAACTAAGAGAAAAGAAGGTAAAGAAGGTATGTCTTAGAAAGAGTATTGAAGATTTAGCTGATCGAGCTACTGCTTCAAAACAAGGATTGATCGATGCTCATGAGGTCATGTCACTGTTGAGAATCAAGAAGAAAATAGCGGAGAAGATGATTAGTGAAATGGAATGTTCATGGGAGTTTTTAAAGTCTACAATTCCTTAA
- the LOC133032791 gene encoding uncharacterized protein LOC133032791 isoform X3, with translation MRILVFPEGNNVDYLSVYLDVADPVTVPHECCRNALFSLSVINQIHSEHTITKAIEHEFKAGEKDCGFTSFVPLIDLYDSSKGYLVNDICIVKAEVTLKKKQDVKKKQEPTHVDLQPAEALPEPTLVGMQPAEAQVEAKIASIPLAPFIVGQRTVQLPQQPTEAEAEIRPSYLSQLDVLFGDIETLIGRKNSNSKTLSSFFLCRACSEEEIYAHNIFKECLNMKLASVIEEGREIELKKSLSIMITGNECPDNMVSFTTKFIENLDQYIGAQKDLREVQDKEKSIEKLETIAKQLASEFMPLRNQAEAVDQEIFDLERQLREKKVKKVCLRKSIEDLADRATASKQGLIDAHEVMSLLRIKKKIAEKMISEMECSWEFLKSTIP, from the exons AT GAGGATTCTTGTTTTTCCTGAAGGCAACAACGTGGATTATTTATCAGTATATCTAGATGTTGCTGATCCTGTAACCGTGCCTCATGAGTGCTGTAGAAATGCTTTGTTTAGTTTATCTGTTATCAACCAAATTCATTCTGAACACACAATTACAAAAG CAATAGAACATGAGTTTAAAGCAGGTGAGAAGGACTGTGGCTTCACATCATTTGTTCCTCTTATAGATTTATATGACTCTAGCAAAGGTTATCTTGTCAACGACATTTGCATAGTTAAAGCAGAG GTAACATTGAAGAAAAAGCAGGATGTAAAGAAAAAG CAAGAACCTACACATGTTGATCTGCAACCTGCTGAAGCTCTTCCTGAACCTACACTTGTTGGTATGCAACCTGCCGAAGCTCAG GTTGAAGCTAAAATAGCGTCCATCCCATTGGCTCCGTTTATTGTTGGTCAACGAACTGTTCAGCTTCCTCAG cAGCCAACAGAAGCAGAGGCTGAAATAAGACCCTCTTACTTATCTCAATTGGATGTCTTATTTGGTGACATTGAAACTCTAATAGGTAGAAAGAATTCCAATTCAAAGACTTTGAGCAGCTTCTTCCTTTGTCGTGCATGCAGCGAAGAGGAGATTTATGCACACAACATCTTCAAAGAATGCCTCAACATGAAGCTTGCCAGTGTCATTGAAGAAGGTCGAGAAATTGAACTCAAGAAATCACTTTCTATCATGATAACTGGCAATGAATGTCCTGATAACATGGTAAGTTTTACAACCAAGTTTATAGAGAACTTAGATCAATACATAGGTGCACAGAAAGACTTAAGGGAGGTTCAAGATAAGGAAAAATCAATAGAGAAGCTGGAGACTATCGCGAAGCAATTAGCCTCTGAGTTCATGCCTCTGAGGAATCAAGCTGAGGCTGTTGATCAAGAAATATTTGATTTAGAGAGACAACTAAGAGAAAAGAAGGTAAAGAAGGTATGTCTTAGAAAGAGTATTGAAGATTTAGCTGATCGAGCTACTGCTTCAAAACAAGGATTGATCGATGCTCATGAGGTCATGTCACTGTTGAGAATCAAGAAGAAAATAGCGGAGAAGATGATTAGTGAAATGGAATGTTCATGGGAGTTTTTAAAGTCTACAATTCCTTAA